From a region of the Gordonia sp. PP30 genome:
- a CDS encoding diiron oxygenase, protein MTTTEVESVPTGAQIQAARDGVARRLLKGSSSRSYDPVVDIDWEAPFVPGKYFLPPRVMSLYGTQVWDAMTPEQRIEMSRQEMANIMSVGIWFENLLNRALLISLMKEDPAAATTHYSLTEMGDECRHMTMFGRAIETTGTRAYALRRWQRTVMHLIPVVMRGIALWVITLVGEELFDALQREIKDDPELQPMVSRVMQIHVTEESRHIGFARDGVMRRIPIRSRFDTLLASSVHGLAAPIFRHLFTNPEMYRRAGFDNPKEIARVARANPNFHDSQVTSFASLAAFLEQAGLMNRFSRTMWKRAGFLR, encoded by the coding sequence ATGACCACCACCGAAGTCGAATCCGTCCCGACCGGCGCGCAGATCCAGGCCGCGCGCGACGGCGTCGCCCGCCGCCTGCTGAAAGGCTCGTCGAGCCGCTCGTACGATCCCGTCGTCGACATCGACTGGGAGGCCCCGTTCGTCCCGGGCAAGTACTTCCTCCCACCCCGGGTGATGAGCCTCTACGGGACGCAGGTGTGGGACGCGATGACGCCGGAACAGCGCATCGAGATGTCCCGCCAGGAGATGGCGAACATCATGTCGGTGGGCATCTGGTTCGAGAACCTGCTCAACCGCGCCCTGCTGATCAGCCTGATGAAGGAGGATCCGGCCGCCGCGACCACGCACTACTCGCTCACCGAGATGGGCGACGAGTGCCGCCACATGACGATGTTCGGGCGCGCGATCGAGACCACCGGCACCCGCGCGTACGCGCTGCGCCGCTGGCAGCGGACCGTGATGCACCTGATCCCGGTCGTCATGCGCGGCATCGCCCTCTGGGTGATCACGCTGGTCGGCGAGGAACTGTTCGACGCCCTGCAGCGTGAGATCAAGGACGACCCGGAATTGCAGCCGATGGTCTCGCGCGTGATGCAGATCCACGTGACCGAGGAGTCGCGGCACATCGGTTTCGCCCGCGACGGCGTGATGCGGCGTATCCCGATCCGGTCGCGGTTCGACACGCTCCTCGCGTCGAGCGTGCACGGCCTCGCCGCGCCGATCTTCCGGCACCTGTTCACCAACCCGGAGATGTACCGGCGAGCGGGCTTCGACAACCCCAAGGAGATCGCACGGGTGGCCCGCGCGAACCCGAACTTCCACGACTCCCAGGTGACATCGTTCGCGTCGCTCGCGGCCTTCCTCGAGCAGGCCGGACTGATGAACCGGTTCAGCCGGACCATGTGGAAGCGCGCGGGGTTCCTCCGATGA
- a CDS encoding DUF4873 domain-containing protein, whose translation MTVIALTGTSPAIAEVCRRLAASPLDFRLTGDAAAADLVVTDAPAPDPNHLTVASTLAPDTFFVRDESVDYVIAALTEAQLTAAHGVRVRPPVQSGTALEQQKPRWWRRHRRTDPLAHFDPVHYDWDSEETVETEVFDEDVVVTVGGEEFTARLRARGHLDGSDGHFHWAGTLYGERAHALKSDGKSRASVAAAGGEPVPAKLTEITQWGTVRMTGVGTPPWAATQDA comes from the coding sequence ATGACCGTCATCGCTCTCACCGGGACGTCACCGGCGATCGCCGAGGTCTGCCGCCGCCTCGCCGCCTCGCCGCTGGACTTCCGGCTGACCGGCGACGCCGCGGCCGCCGACCTGGTCGTGACCGATGCGCCGGCGCCGGACCCGAATCACCTGACCGTGGCCTCGACGCTGGCCCCGGACACCTTCTTCGTCCGCGACGAGAGCGTCGACTATGTGATCGCGGCCCTCACCGAGGCGCAGCTCACGGCCGCGCACGGAGTCCGGGTCCGCCCGCCCGTGCAGAGCGGGACGGCACTCGAGCAGCAGAAGCCGCGCTGGTGGCGGCGCCACCGGCGCACCGACCCCCTCGCACACTTCGATCCCGTCCACTACGACTGGGATTCGGAGGAGACCGTCGAGACCGAGGTGTTCGACGAGGACGTCGTGGTGACCGTGGGCGGCGAGGAGTTCACCGCGCGGCTGCGCGCACGCGGCCATCTCGACGGCAGCGACGGCCACTTCCACTGGGCCGGCACGCTGTACGGCGAGCGCGCGCACGCGCTCAAGAGCGACGGCAAGTCGCGGGCGTCGGTCGCGGCCGCCGGGGGCGAGCCGGTGCCCGCGAAACTCACCGAGATCACCCAGTGGGGCACCGTCCGGATGACCGGCGTCGGCACTCCCCCGTGGGCGGCGACCCAGGACGCATGA